The proteins below come from a single Xyrauchen texanus isolate HMW12.3.18 chromosome 1, RBS_HiC_50CHRs, whole genome shotgun sequence genomic window:
- the LOC127648499 gene encoding histone H2B-like, with translation MPEPAKSAPKKGSKKAVTKAAGKGGKKRRKSRKESYAIYVYKVLKQVHPDTGISSKAMGIMNSFVNDIFERIAGESSRLAHYNKRSTITSREIQTAVRLLLPGELAKHAVSEGTKAVTKYTSSK, from the coding sequence ATGCCTGAACCAGCAAAGTCCGCCCCGAAGAAGGGATCCAAGAAGGCCGTCACGAAGGCCGCCGGTAAGGGAGGAAAGAAGCGCAGAAAGTCCAGGAAGGAGAGTTACGCTATCTACGTGTACAAAGTCCTGAAGCAGGTCCATCCTGACACCGGGATCTCCTCCAAGGCGATGGGCATCATGAACTCCTTCGTCAACGACATCTTCGAGCGCATCGCCGGTGAGTCGTCTCGTCTCGCTCACTACAACAAGCGCTCCACCATCACATCGAGAGAGATCCAGACCGCCGTGCGTCTGCTGCTGCCCGGTGAACTGGCCAAACACGCCGTGTCTGAGGGCACAAAGGCCGTCACCAAGTACACCAGCTCCAAGTAA